A region from the Lolium perenne isolate Kyuss_39 chromosome 4, Kyuss_2.0, whole genome shotgun sequence genome encodes:
- the LOC127348665 gene encoding uncharacterized protein yields the protein MDAVTSAYRNRKRPLSRGPRSKAKRRLFPADVTRPAAKVHRGSLYRRRLLLVQAAALAVTTAVTAYCLMAKRRGCSDQELAPLIESLRSMASEIRASAAVGDPVEDEGDSGRVEA from the exons ATCGCAACCGCAAGCGCCCCCTCAGTAGAGGGCCGCGTAGCAAGGCGAAGCGCCGCCTCTTCCCCGCGGACGTCACCCGCCCCGCCGCCAAG GTGCATCGGGGGTCGCTGTACCGACGGCGGCTCCTGCTCGTGCAGGCCGCCGCTTTGGCCGTCACCACCGCCGTCACAGCGTACTGCCTTATGGCGAAGAGGAGGGGGTGCAGCGACCAGGAGCTCGCCCCTCTCATCGAGTCTCTCAGGAGCATGGCATCCGAGATACGTGCCAGCGCTGCCGTGGGGGATCCGGTCGAGGACGAAGGAGATTCCGGCCGTGTAGAGGCCTAA